GAAGTCCATATGCCATACCTGTCGGAGAGTCGTATGCCCTATCTTCAAGACCCACGAGCTTGAGAAGTTCCATGGCCTTCTCTTTGTTTTCTTTTTCTTCTCTTCTGAATTTGGGAGTTCCGAGAACTACACTCACAGGTCCGGACTTGTAGAAGGGCTTTCTGGCTACAAGAACGTTTTCAATCACCGAGAGATTTTCGAAAAGCCTGATCTTCTGGAAGGTCCTCGCAATGCCCAACCTGCTTATCTTGTTTATATCCATTCCCGATATATCCTGATCTTTGAAATATACCTTTCCACTTGTGATAGGGTGGACTCCCGTTACAACATTTATGAACGTCGTCTTGCCCGAGCCGTTAGGACCGATCAAGGCTGTAATCTGCCCTTCGGCAATTCCAATCGACAGATCATTGTTTGCCACGACTCCACCGAATCTCTTGGTCATGTTTTCAGTTCTAAGAATGTCCATCTTCAACCCACCTTACAACGTCTTTGTGTTGCTTCTCTTGATCCTGAAAACCTTTCTCAGAAGGGTTTCAAGAATGGGCCCAAGTCCCATAGGCACGAATATGATAATCAGGATGACAATCATCGAAG
The sequence above is drawn from the Mesotoga infera genome and encodes:
- a CDS encoding ABC transporter ATP-binding protein gives rise to the protein MDILRTENMTKRFGGVVANNDLSIGIAEGQITALIGPNGSGKTTFINVVTGVHPITSGKVYFKDQDISGMDINKISRLGIARTFQKIRLFENLSVIENVLVARKPFYKSGPVSVVLGTPKFRREEKENKEKAMELLKLVGLEDRAYDSPTGMAYGLRRCLEIARALALEPQLMFLDEPAAGMTRDEFKVIMDLMMILKERGITTLLVEHTMDFIKAVADWVYVLNFGQVIARGKFDDIEKDPLVLKAYLGED